Proteins from a single region of Cydia strobilella chromosome 2, ilCydStro3.1, whole genome shotgun sequence:
- the LOC134749787 gene encoding cytochrome c oxidase subunit NDUFA4, which translates to MQGLSLASLKKHKALIPLYVCTALGCGGALFYVIRLATKSPEVSWSKKNNPEPWEEYRNKQHKFYSPIRDYSKEESPAPKY; encoded by the exons ATGCAGGGACTCAGTCTGGCAAGTTTGAAGAAGCACAAGGCT TTGATCCCTCTGTATGTGTGCACGGCTTTGGGCTGCGGCGGCGCCTTGTTCTACGTTATCCGCCTGGCCACCAAGTCTCCTGAGGTCTCCTGGAGCAAGAAGAACAACCCCGAGCCCTGGGAGGAGTACCGCAACAAGCAACACAAG TTCTACTCTCCGATCCGAGACTACTCCAAGGAGGAGTCGCCGGCCCCCAAGTACTAA